A DNA window from Rossellomorea marisflavi contains the following coding sequences:
- a CDS encoding RNA polymerase sigma factor, which translates to MSHDLKDIELYHRIIHQKDSSALRELYRQYEKLIYSFSYKMTGNRELAEEVIQEVFMKLWKTHAHYEESKGKFSSWLLTMTRNTCLDAIRKGKKHETVEYIEKDTLQVDHETPHDLLEWKEKGAAIRDCISGLKEDQQTMVQLFYFKGKTQQSISEATDTPLGTVKGRIRLALKHLHTCLKGKGGQFE; encoded by the coding sequence ATGTCCCATGATCTAAAGGATATTGAATTGTATCACCGCATCATCCATCAAAAGGATTCATCCGCCCTGCGGGAGCTCTACAGACAATACGAAAAACTCATCTACTCCTTTTCATATAAAATGACAGGAAACCGCGAGCTTGCCGAAGAAGTCATACAGGAGGTCTTCATGAAACTCTGGAAGACCCACGCACACTATGAAGAATCGAAAGGGAAATTTTCTTCCTGGTTGCTCACCATGACCCGGAACACCTGCCTGGATGCCATCCGGAAAGGAAAGAAACATGAGACCGTGGAATATATAGAAAAAGACACCCTCCAGGTTGACCATGAAACGCCCCATGACCTCCTGGAATGGAAGGAAAAAGGGGCCGCCATACGCGACTGCATCAGCGGATTGAAGGAAGATCAGCAAACGATGGTCCAGCTCTTTTACTTCAAGGGTAAGACACAGCAGTCCATCTCAGAAGCTACCGACACCCCCCTCGGAACGGTCAAAGGCAGGATCCGTCTTGCATTGAAACATCTGCATACTTGTCTGAAAGGGAAAGGAGGTCAATTCGAATGA